From a single Lonchura striata isolate bLonStr1 chromosome 13, bLonStr1.mat, whole genome shotgun sequence genomic region:
- the PSMD7 gene encoding 26S proteasome non-ATPase regulatory subunit 7 — translation MPELAVDRVVVHPLVLLSVVDHFNRIGKVGNQKRVVGVLLGSWQKKILDVSNSFAVPFDEDDKDDTVWFLDHDYLENMYGMFKKVNARERIVGWYHTGPKLHKNDIAINELMKRYCPNSVLVIIDVKPKDLGLPTEAYISVEEVHDDGTPTSKTFEHVTSEIGAEEAEEVGVEHLLRDIKDTTVGTLSQRITNQVHGLKGLNSKLLDIRSYLEKVALGKLPINHQIIYHLQDVFNLLPDVNLQEFVKAFYLKTNDQMVVVYLASLIRSVVALHNLINNKIANRDAEKKEGQEKEESKKERKDEKEKDKEKSDGKKEEKKEKK, via the exons ATGCCGGAGCTGGCGGTGGACAGGGTGGTGGTGCACCCGCTGGTGCTGCTCAGCGTCGTGGATCACTTCAACAG aatAGGAAAAGTGGGAAATCAGAAGCGAGTGGTTGGCGtgctgctgggctcctggcagaAAAAGATCCTGGATGTGTCCAACAGTTTTGCAG TACCCTTTGATGAGGATGACAAGGATGACACCGTGTGGTTCCTGGACCACGATTATCTGGAGAACATGTATGGAATGTTTAAGAAGGTCAATG CCAGAGAAAGAATCGTGGGGTGGTACCACACGGGCCCCAAGCTGCACAAGAACGACATCGCCATCAACGAACTGATGAAGAGATACTGCCCCAACTCT GTGCTGGTGATCATTGATGTGAAGCCAAAggacctggggctgcccacAGAAGCCTACATCTCCGTGGAGGAGGTCCATGAT GACGGCACCCCGACCTCCAAGACCTTTGAGCACGTGACGAGCGAGATTGGTGCTGAGGAGGCCGAGGAAGTGGGTGTGGAGCACCTGCTGAG GGACATCAAGGACACCACGGTGGGCACACTGTCCCAGCGGATCACAAACCAGGTCCATGGCTTGAAGGGACTGAACTCCAAGCTTCTGGACATCAGGAGCTACCTAGAGAAAGTAGCTCTGGGCAAACTCCCCATCAACCACCAGATCATCTACCACCTCCAGGACGTCTTCAACCTGCTCCCAGACGTCAACCTGCAGGAGTTTGTCAAGGCCTTTTACCTGAAGACCAATGACCAGATGGTGGTGGTGTACCTGGCCTCGCTCATCCGCTCCGTTGTGGCCCTGCACAACCTCATCAACAACAAGATTGCCAACAGGGATGCGGagaagaaggaaggacaggaaaaagaagaaagtaaaaaggagaggaaagatgAGAAGGAGAAAGACAAGGAGAAGAGTGATGgcaagaaagaggagaaaaaggagaagaagtAA